Below is a genomic region from Rosa chinensis cultivar Old Blush chromosome 5, RchiOBHm-V2, whole genome shotgun sequence.
TAGACCCATGTTTGTCTTTTATTTGAAGTGCATTGAGGCTTactttaattatatttttttcttttgtgctgCAGAATTTTATCATTATATCGCAAATTTCGATTCAAGAATCAAGTGCAATTGATCAACACAATCGGCGAGGCGGAGGAGAGGCTTAAGGCTTTGGATCCCAATGAGTATAGCATCTTTAAGTTGGATTCAGCAAGGCAACAACTTGGGTATGCTCGACAAGGCCAACAGAGTTAGATGGATTTCTGGAGCCGCCGCTTGGTGTTCATCCAAATGGATCGACTTCCTTAAATAAAATCATGGAAGCCACTCCTTCGGCTAGCATACTTTTTATTACACGTAATAACCAAGTTTGGATGTTCTGATCTTCTAAACTCTGGTTAACTCTGCTAGCGTGAGTCATGGGATTGGTATCCCATTTATCGTGGTAAATTGTGGATTGATTAAGATTGTGTAGAACTCTGTAACTTCTGTATATATACTCTAATTCAGAAGATGAGAAATATATGAGTATCAGAAAATTCTCAAtctctttgttctgtttgactaACTCCTATATTTCTAACTAAAAGAAAGGTCAGACTTTGGATTCGGCTATCACTCTTTGAAGAATTTTGAAGTTTCTTTTACTTCaatcttttatcaataaaattgattGATATAGATCAATGTTTTCAAAGGCGATTTAGAGGCGAGCCCGGGGCGCGCTCCTGTGTGAGGCGACCGAAAAACGCCTCGCTGGTTCAAAATGAGGCTTGCTGCTGGAAAAGCGTCCGCCCAGGCGTCGGGGCGGCGTTTTCTGCAGATGCAGAGCAAAAAAGCGACGGAgcgagaggaagaagatgaagtctgagcctttttttcctttttttttttttgatcaaatgggcccttttttttttttctgtagaGACGACAACGTTTGGAACTTTGGATTATGGGCTTTCTCAAAACGAGGCTGTTTCCAAAACTATTAATTATTTCACACGTACAATACTATTAATTATTGCCAATGTTTGTACAATTATTCATTTTAAATCAGCAACAAAACCATATATGCCAAAATTGATTTAAcaatttcttggtttttgttgGTTAAAGCATGGGCCCAACAATGAATATAAACCATATTTGATTAATCATCCGTTAGAAAGAGAAATGGAAGAGACAAAATATGAGAAAACTTACTGCATTACTTagggatgaagatgatgagatAGAAGATCTTACTTTGCCTCCCCACACTGATGCAGCATTGAACATTGATGATTGTGATGATATTCATGTGGGTGTGGATGGATATAATAATTATAATTTGGAAGAATGAAGTGCATttgttatttttgaattaatttagTATGAACCTATGTATTATTGAATTTAATGTTATGAAAGTGCTTATTTAGAATCATATTTAAGCATAttcatattatttataaatataatGTATTATTATAATAGTTACGGGAAAAGCGGTCGCCTTAACGCCTTGAGGCGCTCGCCTCGTGAGGCTCTAGGCGGTCGCCTTCGCCTTCGCTTTCGCATTTGAAAACACTGATATAGATCACCTGGTTTTCTTGGTTATTAACATGATTTCAAAGCCTAACTTATAGTATCTTAACTAGCTAGCTTTTCTGTTCTTATTCACTTTATTTAGAGAATAATATTCTTTTGGCGTTTGCTGAATAAATTTTTTTGCTCTAATTGACATATATTCCATTTGGTGAATATGTACGTAGCACTATTATAGATAACTTGTTAACGGGTTAATCCTTTGCTTCCATGTAAAGTATAACTCCTCTTACATGAAAAGAATTCGAAGGATGCGATTGAAAATATAATTAGTACATGAAAGGCTCTAAGGCGAAACGTACTTGTCGGTTAATTAAATGGACAGTTCGTCATATTCTAGTTTCTAAAGTGGAAATTAGTCTTGTGACTCTTGTCTGATAATTATTAGTGATCAGATAACACTAGAATGGATTATGAAACTTTCGTCAACAACATTGACAAGGATTTGGTGCTACTTAAAACTATACCACCACCTGCTGGTTGCACCGATTGGGCTCAAGAAATCCAGTCTCTTAGTAGAGAGCCAGAGCTCCTGAACTTGCTCAAGAATACTGAGTACCTATTGGAGCGAGTTAAGCTCATGGATAAGGCCCTGAATGGGAACTGGGAGACCGGCTACCCTTACAAATCAATAGCACAACTTCAGAGTGCTCGAGACTATCTCAACAAAGAGTGAGTACTACTTTAATTCTTAGCGTGCATTGAGTTTTGattaactttttcttcttcttgttatgTTCAGAATTGCATCCACCTTCCGTAAAACTCGCTTTGTGAATCAAGTGCTCTTGATCAAGAGAATAGAGGAGGTGGAGGAGGGACTTAAGGCTATGGATCCCAATGAGTATAGCTTCTCTAATTTGGCTTCAGCGAGGCAAGAACTTAAGTATGCTCGACGAGATGCCCAAAGAAAGATGACTGAGATGGAGTTGTGCGCAAAAGCCAATAAGTGGTGTTCATCCAAATTGACTGCCGTTTTTGGTAAATTCTTTGGGTAAATGCCACTCCATCCTTTGGCTAGCAAACAATGTtctatgtttgtttgtttgtcttttttttttttttggggaaggGATTTGGATTTTCCATGTTTGTTTGAGGAATCATTTATGGTTCGATCATCAATAAGAAGTTAGATGTAGCACAATAAATCATAGGCTAAGACTTAGAGAGATATCAACGCAAATGTCTCCAACTTTAAGGCCAATATAAGATAATTAAGCTcagtttattaatttattttaaccAGGTCAAGTGGATTGAGCCAGGTAAATGTTTAAAACACATTCAAACCAAGTTTGATTACCTTGATATCAATCAGTAAGTCGAACTCAATCAGTTTAAATGTGTTTTACTTAGCTTAATATTGACTTCATCAAATagaaaaatattttaatttctatatatattttagccAGGTTCAACTCCAAAGTATTTCAAAAttaacatcataaaatattgaGAATGTTCaaataaatctctattttgtgtctggcccaaattataggttacttgacctactAGTAattaataggatttaattagaagaatctagatattcatattcaatgtatgataCAAGGAAATGatttggattctatgcattgtaatccacTTTatagattctatgcattgtaatcctctttatagattctatgcattgtaatcctctatatataaagaggcccctattatcaataagaatacACATCGATTTTATCTCAATTCccatttctctaaaacacgttatcagcatgagctctaaccctagccttaaaaaaccaaaa
It encodes:
- the LOC112202436 gene encoding uncharacterized protein LOC112202436, whose protein sequence is MDYETFVNNIDKDLVLLKTIPPPAGCTDWAQEIQSLSREPELLNLLKNTEYLLERVKLMDKALNGNWETGYPYKSIAQLQSARDYLNKEIASTFRKTRFVNQVLLIKRIEEVEEGLKAMDPNEYSFSNLASARQELKYARRDAQRKMTEMELCAKANKWCSSKLTAVFGKFFG